A genome region from Cryptosporidium parvum Iowa II chromosome 8, whole genome shotgun sequence includes the following:
- a CDS encoding 7 pass integral membrane proteinwith FLHWFHH motif shared with fatty-acyl elongase, with the protein MIIKNNNNGYFIDNVNKIWEIPINSEHMDILKEIPWFKYLTLPIERNWNGMKLFLWTNDNYYLAHTICIIYAFFIYFGPKIMEKRKPFKLEKPLKYWNLFLALFSFIGTLRLMPYVLTNLIKYGFVSSICSPPIAPLTKGPAGLWLSLFIYSKYIELIDTFFIIARKKSLSFLHWFHHLTVLLYTWDAYVCCQTIGVFFCAINYFVHSIMYFYYYLSSCGKRPKWGMIITILQIVQMIIGTILTTSGMYYSYKHPFANVFPVEYLSQPLKVGCHFIRTNGVFACLMYISYFALFFDFFIKRYITKGTPLAEWVTANKKPTKRD; encoded by the coding sequence ATGAtcataaaaaataataataatgggtattttattgataacgttaataaaatttgggAGATCCCTATAAATAGTGAGCATATGGACATTTTAAAGGAAATTCCATGGTTTAAATATCTTACTCTACcaattgaaagaaattgGAATGGTATGAAATTATTCCTTTGGACCaatgataattattatcttgCACACACAATCTGCATAATATATGCATTTTTCATATACTTTGGACCCAAAATTATGGAGAAACGAAAACCTTTCAAATTGGAAAAACctttaaaatattggaaCTTGTTTTTGGCacttttttcatttattggAACCCTACGTTTAATGCCATATGTTCTAACCAACCTCATTAAGTATGGCTTTGTATCATCCATCTGTTCTCCTCCTATTGCTCCACTAACAAAAGGTCCAGCTGGCTTATGGCTCAgcttatttatatattctaaatatattgaattaattgatacattttttattattgctagaaaaaaatcactttcttttttacaCTGGTTCCATCACCTTACTGTACTCCTTTACACATGGGATGCTTATGTCTGCTGCCAAACTATTGGAGTCTTTTTTTGCGCCATAAACTACTTTGTTCATTCAATTATGTActtttactattatttatcCTCTTGTGGTAAGAGACCAAAATGGGGTATGATCATCACAATCTTACAAATTGTACAAATGATTATTGGTACAATTCTAACCACTTCAGGTATGTATTACTCTTATAAACACCCATTTGCCAATGTATTTCCAGTTGAATATCTAAGTCAACCTCTCAAAGTTGGTTGTCACTTTATCAGAACCAACGGTGTTTTTGCCTGCCTTATGTACATCTCCTACTTTGCTTTATTCTTTGACTTCTTTATCAAAAGATATATCACAAAAGGTACACCTCTTGCTGAATGGGTAACTGCCAATAAAAAACCAACTAAGCGCGATTAG
- a CDS encoding WD40 repeat (no plasmodium hits; transcripts identified by EST), translating to MISKVLERRTTAPENVLPTFNQDYSILENCLGHQSVVKITRLHDTKKKSKVCGINWTCDGNKLVYSARDSIQLMNPQLFIAETSIPGQWFKAIPSSLNPFQMICIALNKPCIEFYDLRSGLSHFEITIPNDSFLNVAWSKDDKTVVTGDRADNLYAIDLRFPNSKQLPIPIMKLKNDEENKMNIDSNIVNERQKRRELPYNIQSHKRSSEEINDITFSSDSKHLIMARNDGKLEIIFLENSNDILNQNKSELIQTHLYSSVIVREFSNMIASFGQDQTISLLDLRSKSIISTLGGIDGAATSIEFNNTGEIISTAISSEKKKPGEDSNDTLMLNNTQLKILSRFDVPGRITSSSWHPYRQILAIACNSLESNNANNTSSSNIGTNTSSIHYNKIISSGLNGPNTPFVGFLTIE from the coding sequence ATGATATCGAAGGTATTAGAAAGAAGAACAACAGCTCCAGAAAATGTCCTACCTACATTTAATCAGGACTACTCTATTTTGGAGAATTGTTTAGGTCACCAGTCAGTAGTGAAGATTACAAGATTACATGATACAAAGAAGAAGAGTAAGGTATGCGGTATAAACTGGACATGTGATGGAAATAAGCTTGTCTATAGTGCAAGAGATAGTATACAATTAATGAATCCTCAATTATTTATAGCAGAAACAAGCATTCCAGGGCAATGGTTCAAAGCTATTCCAAGTAGTTTGAATCCGTTTCAAATGATTTGTATTGCTTTGAATAAGCCTTGCATTGAATTTTATGATTTGAGATCTGGATTATCTCATTTTGAAATTACTATTCCAAATGATTCTTTTCTAAATGTAGCTTGGTCAAAAGATGATAAAACTGTAGTAACAGGAGATAGAGCTGATAACTTATATGCAATAGACTTAAGGTTTCCAAATAGTAAACAACTTCCAATTCCAAttatgaaattaaagaatgatgaagaaaacAAGATGAATATAGATTCTAATATTGTAAATGAAAGGcaaaaaagaagagaacTTCcatataatattcaaagCCATAAAAGATCTtcagaagaaattaatgatattacATTTAGTTCAGATAGTAAACATCTGATTATGGCTAGAAATGATGGAAAAttggaaattatttttttagaaaattCAAACGATATATTGAATCAAAACAAATCAGAGCTTATTCAAACTCATCTTTATAGCTCAGTGATTGTAAGAGAGTTTTCTAATATGATTGCAAGCTTTGGACAAGACCAGACAATTTCACTTTTGGATTTGCGTTccaaatcaataatttcaacaCTTGGAGGAATAGATGGAGCGGCAACTAGTATAGAATTCAATAATACTGGCGAGATTATATCAACAGcaatttcttcagaaaagaagaaaccAGGTGAGGACTCCAATGACACATTAATGCTAAACAATACTCAACTAAAGATTCTCAGTCGTTTCGATGTTCCTGGTAGAATAACATCGTCGTCTTGGCATCCTTATAGACAGATTTTGGCGATAGCCTGCAACTCTCTAGAATCTAATAATGCTAATAACACAAGTAGCTCTAATATTGGAACCAACACGTCATCAATACATTATAATAAGATCATTTCAAGTGGACTAAATGGTCCAAATACTCCGTTTGTTGGTTTCTTAACTATAGAATAG
- a CDS encoding apicomplexan specific Pf 23612804 and Py 23478322, which produces MKEVSDDIYSRVRKIKFKRLGLDPSKKSNQSEKVDYNNNKKDKDDEHQYLVSFNSKVEEKKKKGEGRIITSNTTVQGFHTKFQQELKIGDYIEIEHPNTLIKESRQVVSIVSERTLIVDSEFSCDLVSTSEYYYYTNTNDNDLDILNKSNTYSYREKDGMFKYKTVVKSVNSKLSREDILDIRAKKQRDKYCWI; this is translated from the coding sequence atgaaagaAGTTAGTGATGATATTTATAGCCGAGTTAGAAAAATTAAGTTTAAGAGATTAGGCTTAGACCCAAGTAAAAAAAGTAATCAAAGTGAAAAAGTTGATTATAACAATAACAAGAAAGATAAAGATGATGAACATCAATATTTAGtttcttttaattccaaagttgaagagaaaaagaaaaaaggaGAAGGGAGAATTATAACATCAAATACTACAGTACAAGGATTTCATACCAAATTTCAACAAGAACTTAAAATTGGTGATTATATAGAAATTGAACATCCAAAtacattaattaaagaaagtaGACAAGTGGTCAGTATTGTGAGCGAAAGAACATTAATCGTAGATAGTGAATTTTCTTGTGACTTGGTTTCAACTAGtgaatattactattatacGAATACAAATGACAATGAtttggatattttaaataaaagtaatacaTACTCTTATAGAGAAAAGGATGGAATGTTTAAATATAAGACTGTAGTTAAATCAGTGAATTCAAAATTGTCAAGGGAAGATATTTTAGATATTAGAGCAAAAAAACAAAGAGATAAATATTGTTGGATATAG
- a CDS encoding conserved protein; Py hit 23481194 (transcripts identified by EST), with protein MAKSSSGKIKGSKKSVVIKRESQVNEETKRRLIIKGSKCKENIQNLLKDLYKIFPKAYTKIVRGITKGEAITSPWVDPHKMEQLSYKHGSSISIFANSSKKHPFRLIFTRYYDSHILDMYEFNVLNYKGISPNMELPKYGSKPIVICQGAPFESDDVYKSIRTMFFDTFSGPIVRGSKLFLKGFDHLILVTAYETDNEEINKQSTIIGSMNSKIYIDIRSYLIRLNRPSEQVPSELLIRSDQNLVLNGSPRVVLSEIGLQIKMELVKHQIPDKSILKSAMIVPREIKPKKIKNVTTNVLGESIGRIHVGKQDLSTLNTPHAGILSKINRSKE; from the coding sequence ATGGCAAAATCGAGTTCCGGTAAAATTAAAGGATCAAAGAAAAGTGTGGTAATAAAGAGGGAGAGTCAGGTAAATgaagaaacaaaaagaaggcttattattaaaggtTCAAAATGCAAGGAAAATATACAAAATTTGTTAAAGGATTTATATAAGATTTTCCCAAAAGCATACACAAAAATTGTTAGAGGAATTACAAAAGGAGAAGCGATTACTTCTCCATGGGTAGATCCTCATAAAATGGAACAGTTATCATATAAACATGGTTCAAGTATAAGTATATTTGCAAATAGTTCAAAGAAGCATCCATTTagattaatatttacaagATATTATGATAGTCATATTTTGGATATGTATGAATTTAatgtattaaattataaaggAATTTCTCCAAATATGGAATTACCAAAGTATGGATCAAAACCAATAGTAATATGTCAAGGAGCTCCTTTTGAATCAGATGATGTTTATAAAAGTATAAGAACAATGTTCTTTGATACTTTTTCTGGTCCAATAGTTAGAGGatctaaattatttcttaaaGGATTTGATCATTTAATTCTAGTTACAGCTTATGAAACTGATAACGaggaaattaataaacaatCTACAATTATTGGATCAATGAATTCTAAGATTTATATTGATATTAGAAGCTATTTAATTCGTCTAAATAGACCATCAGAACAAGTACCAAGTGAACTATTAATTAGATCAGATCAAAATCTTGTTTTAAATGGATCACCTAGAGTAGTTTTGTCAGAAATTGGTTTACAAATAAAGATGGAATTAGTAAAACATCAGATACCGGATAAGAGTATATTAAAGTCAGCAATGATAGTTCCACGTGAAATTAAGCCTAAAAAGATTAAGAATGTGACAACAAATGTTTTGGGAGAATCTATTGGTAGAATCCATGTTGGTAAACAGGATTTAAGTACATTAAATACTCCTCATGCAGGTATTTTATCAAAGATTAACCGTAGTAAAGAgtaa
- a CDS encoding hypothetical protein (transcripts identified by EST) produces MDADRLENNNFRYQIRPNNNNWHYSGRKTRRYNQNDYSESRPEHSSYNRYDNTYYQNNSWKRRGLHKYSGNRVYNNQSIQERSTFEWMKHYESMLWDTYEDVKLDSIKQNETTNNDNLRFFSNFQNDAKNEDIDPHEIPEEIIVQQKRLLDSRKNSICIRCLKIHPKEHCRKARCQICSSRFHHPQDCPWKTDPDHPIRLCDSCSGGNYYLNSRLDFSTYRRPVCSNHNDKNNQDLNLEMSKNISIHPCIKKGYEESILAIGDHDSTEKITDLDIECYNCSGFGHIICNNEIPFKNAIKKAYCALCGNPGHNYQLCNRFNNSRLNENFSGYHNLGNSQYFYLDENDQEDYESNEEANDNEEEEDNEEEEDNEEEEDNEEEVEGVDYKDERDHEKEGKRVKYYKEDSFCESDYLEEYMESDDDDYDIVERASVSSLRKATSRSCDSTVITRNSRKTKRRKQRKERMSNASKSIERDFSLSERSNSICESSASDLDEDQTNEMFHTKYMNPQTEDGVNPFHKFQRARIYYKNKSLFKLMGNCNDHNYNENNDCDDNNNDNNNYDYYNYYHNKNLSESKDKSTSVRSKNIRKSRKKSRRPASRSRRKK; encoded by the coding sequence atggACGCAGACAGGCTTGAGAATAACAATTTTAGATATCAAATTAGaccaaataataataattggcATTACTCGGGTAGAAAAACCAGAAGATATAACCAAAATGACTATTCAGAATCTAGACCTGAGCATTCCTCTTATAATAGGTACGACAATACTTATTACCAGAATAATTCATGGAAAAGGAGAGGTTTACACAAATACAGCGGAAATAGAgtatataataatcaaagtATTCAAGAAAGATCGACTTTTGAGTGGATGAAGCACTATGAAAGCATGTTATGGGATACTTATGAGGATGTAAAATTGGACTCTATCAAGCAAAATGAAACTACAAACAACGATAATTTACGCTTTTTCTctaattttcaaaatgatgcaaaaaatgaagatattgaTCCTCATGAAATACctgaagaaataattgttcagcaaaaaagattattagATTCCAGAAAAAATAGTATATGCATTAGATGCCTTAAAATACATCCAAAAGAACATTGTAGAAAAGCTAGATGTCAAATTTGTTCTAGTAGATTTCATCACCCGCAAGACTGTCCCTGGAAAACAGATCCTGACCATCCTATTAGATTATGTGATTCATGTAGTGGAGGCAactattatttgaattcacGTTTGGACTTTTCAACTTACAGAAGGCCAGTTTGTAGTAATcataatgataaaaataatcaagatTTGAACTTAGAGATgtcaaaaaatatatctaTTCATCCTTGTATTAAGAAAGGATATGAAGAAAGTATACTTGCTATTGGAGATCATGATTCTACAGAAAAAATTACAGATTTAGATATTGAGTGTTATAACTGTTCTGGATTTGGTCATATCATTtgtaataatgaaattccTTTCAAAAATGCAATTAAAAAGGCCTATTGTGCTCTTTGTGGAAATCCTGGACACAATTATCAACTTTGTAATAggtttaataattctagacttaatgaaaatttttcaGGATATCATAATTTAGGAAATAGTCAGTACTTTTATTTagatgaaaatgatcaGGAAGATTATGAAAGCAATGAAGAGGCCAATGATAatgaggaagaagaagacaatgaggaagaagaagataatgaggaagaagaagataatgaGGAAGAAGTAGAAGGTGTGGACTACAAAGATGAGAGAGATCACGAAAAAGAAGGTAAACGTGTGAAATATTACAAGGAAGATAGTTTCTGCGAGAGTGACTATCTCGAAGAGTATATGGAAagtgatgatgatgattatGATATAGTAGAGCGTGCAAGCGTAAGTAGTCTCAGAAAAGCAACAAGCAGATCATGTGATTCTACAGTTATTACaagaaattcaagaaagacgaaaagaagaaaacaaagaaaagaaagaatgaGCAATGCTTCGAAGAGTATTGAAAGAGACTTTAGCCTAAGTGAACGTTCTAATAGTATCTGTGAAAGTAGTGCTAGCGATTTGGATGAAGATCAAACTAATGAAATGTTTCACACAAAATATATGAATCCCCAAACTGAAGATGGAGTGAATCCTTTTCATAAGTTTCAAAGAGCAAGAATCTACTACAAAAACAAGtctctttttaaattaatggGTAATTGTAATGACCATAATTATAATGAAAACAATGATTGTGATgacaataataatgataataataattatgatTACTATAACTATTATCATAATAAAAATCTGAGTGAATCTAAAGATAAATCAACTTCTGTTAGAAGTAAGAATATTCGCAAATCAAGGAAAAAATCGAGAAGACCTGCTTCTAGAAGtagaagaaagaaataa
- a CDS encoding seryl-tRNA synthetase, cytoplasmic: protein MPIDINRIRVEKGGDYQKIAESEMARYKGLETLEELVKVDQKWREDMFKLEQSKKELNSISKEIAQIKKKDPKADCKDLQDKSVQLKKNLPIIEKQALETEEVRDKLWHKIGNVLQPDVPISNTEDDNLVLRTWGEIPDIKVDGTPGKLHHNEIMSRLGFYDSVKGAELAGHRGYFLKDYGVIMSMALSHYAMGFLLKKGYLAIQPPYFMKRDLMGKAAELQDFEETLYHIPSDNSKGEVDSNSLFLIATSEQPIAAMHHNVTLEDKDLPIKYAGISTCFRKEAGAHGKDTWGIFRIHQFEKVEQFCVTLPEDSQKIHEEMISISEEFYQSLELPYRVISIVSGALNDAASKKYDLEAWFPGYNSYRELVSCSNCTDYQSRALECRLGFRKEGEREKHYCHFLNGTLCAIQRTMCCIVENYQTPDGLRIPKVLQPYMNGVEFIPFKNETATCAN from the coding sequence ATGCCTATagatattaatagaattagaGTGGAGAAAGGTGGAGATTATCAAAAGATAGCCGAGTCAGAAATGGCAAGGTATAAAGGACTAGAAACTCTTGAGGAACTCGTTAAAGTAGATCAGAAATGGAGAGAGGATATGTTTAAATTAGAGCAAAGCAAAAAGGAgttaaattcaatttcaaaagaaattgctcaaattaaaaagaaagatcCAAAGGCAGATTGCAAGGATTTACAAGACAAAAGCGttcaattaaagaagaatctTCCAATTATCGAGAAACAAGCATTGGAAACTGAAGAAGTAAGAGATAAGTTATGGCATAAAATTGGTAATGTCTTACAACCTGATGTTCCTATTTCCAATACAGAGGATGACAACCTTGTATTGAGAACATGGGGAGAAATACCAGATATTAAGGTTGATGGAACACCAGGGAAATTGCATCACAATGAAATCATGTCCAGATTAGGATTCTATGATAGTGTGAAAGGTGCAGAATTAGCAGGCCATCGTGGTTACTTTTTAAAGGATTATGGTGTAATAATGAGTATGGCTCTCTCACATTATGCTATGGGATTCTTGTTAAAAAAAGGATATTTGGCAATTCAACCGCCATACTTTATGAAAAGAGATTTGATGGGTAAAGCAGCTGAATTGCAGGACTTTGAGGAGACACTTTATCACATTCCTTCTGATAACAGCAAAGGCGAGGTTGATTCAAATAGCTTATTTTTGATTGCAACATCTGAGCAACCAATAGCTGCAATGCATCATAATGTGACACTTGAAGATAAGGACTTACCAATCAAATATGCTGGTATTTCAACATGCTTTAGAAAAGAGGCAGGCGCTCATGGTAAAGATACCTGGGGAATATTTAGAATTCATCAATTTGAAAAAGTTGAGCAATTCTGTGTTACTTTACCAGAAGACTCACAAAAGATTCATGAGGAAATGATTAGCATTTCCGAGGAATTTTATCAATCTTTGGAATTACCTTATAGAGTAATTTCAATCGTATCAGGAGCGCTTAATGACGCTGCATCGAAAAAGTATGATTTAGAAGCTTGGTTCCCCGGATATAACTCATATAGGGAACTTGTTTCATGCTCAAACTGTACTGATTACCAATCTAGAGCGCTTGAATGTCGTCTGGGATTCAGAAAAGAAGGAGAGCGTGAAAAACATTACTGCCATTTCCTAAACGGTACTTTATGTGCAATCCAAAGAACAATGTGCTGTATTGTTGAAAACTATCAAACTCCAGATGGTCTTAGAATACCAAAAGTCTTACAGCCTTATATGAATGGCGTCGAATTCATTCCATTCAAAAACGAAACCGCTACTTGTGCCAATTAG
- a CDS encoding DHHC family palmitoyl transferase with a signal peptide and 4 transmembrane domains: MVRYKENDLSSYTDNPLGLLPSRFIVNSKNNWNITGIFVCILRLYAYYPVWLLLNNTSNDWYINNAPFLIVYSLIFGMLNYTLYILISFGDPGYLKSCPSTKLKPVDKIRDPLKLKFNLELRNLKRGTNEKKISNSDIFGSSDEERDEEFDEFDLEAGSINNLQTINESINNSSFEILDDKSLADSRCDSNTNDLNLSNSILRLGSGTTSFPLLNTSNLIKSPIRIDKSTASLSLVMESAPGQLLNSIGVSQFSLNNNRILDNLLSNNSSECCKLSIDLIDGDNKSPECSFIDRGNLNEEGSTFKLNFNDMDQKTPKLEQLTHPVSNLNSNSLSFPLSPCSSDGIDLLPRREMSGNSLKNSCFQSNDGYFVFKEGKMYQNGVRLRFCDYCRMYQPLRTKHCTSCERCIRTHDHHCPWLGVCIGEYNRCKFWWLSLVQFPECIWILYCISICLFKADLNGSRLTIFDICSMIFIAGNALFIAFLSLLLVIYHLFLAYNNLTTWENLAWNKISYLKPFPDTQNSPFSKGHIYNMAIFCIPYYVDDLIIGEEGEIIWERKPPSRI; encoded by the coding sequence atgGTAAGATACAAGGAGAATGACTTATCATCATATACAGATAACCCTCTGGGATTGTTACCATCTCGTTTTATTGTgaattcaaagaataattGGAATATTACAGGTATATTTGTATGTATACTTAGATTATATGCATATTATCCAGTATGGTTGTTgttaaataatacaagTAATGATTGgtatataaataatgctccttttttaatagtttactctttaatatttggtaTGTTAAATTATactttatatatattaatatcgTTTGGAGATCCAGGATACCTGAAAAGTTGTCCATCAACAAAATTGAAACCAGTGGACAAAATTAGGGATCCATTAAAactaaaatttaatttggaattaagaaatttgaaaagaggcactaatgaaaaaaaaataagtaatAGTGATATATTTGGATCTTCAGATGAAGAAAGggatgaagaatttgatgaatttgacCTTGAAGCTGGgtcaataaataatttacaGACTATAAATGAATCAATCAATAACTCTAGTTTTGAGATTTTGGATGATAAATCATTGGCTGATTCTAGATGCGATTCAAATacaaatgatttaaatttatcaaacAGTATTTTAAGACTGGGAAGCGGTACCACATCTTTCCCACTTTTAAATACAAgtaatttgataaaatctCCAATAAGAATTGATAAAAGCACAGCTAGTTTAAGTTTAGTAATGGAAAGTGCGCCTGGACAACTTCTAAATTCAATAGGAGTTTCTCAgttttctttgaataataataggaTCTTGGATAACTTGTTAAGTAATAATAGCTCGGAATGCTGCAAATTATCTATAGATCTTATAGATGGTGATAATAAATCTCCTGAATGTAGCTTTATTGACAGGGGAAACTTAAATGAAGAAGGATcaacttttaaattaaattttaatgataTGGATCAAAAAACACCAAAATTGGAACAACTAACTCATCCAGtatcaaatttgaatagtAATAGTTTATCATTTCCGCTTTCTCCATGTTCTTCAGACGGCATTGATCTCCTACCAAGAAGAGAAATGAGTGGTAATAGTCTCAAAAATAGCTGTTTTCAAAGTAATGATGGCTACTTTGTCTTTAAAGAGGGGAAAATGTATCAGAATGGAGTTAGGTTAAGATTTTGTGATTATTGCAGAATGTATCAACCTCTTCGTACAAAGCATTGTACTTCTTGTGAAAGATGTATTCGGACCCATGATCACCATTGTCCTTGGCTTGGTGTATGCATTGGTGAATATAATAGATGCAAATTTTGGTGGCTTTCGCTTGTTCAATTTCCCGAGTGTATTTGGATTCTTTATTGTATCTCAATTTGTCTATTCAAAGCAGATCTGAATGGTAGCCGCCTAACAATCTTTGATATTTGCTCAATGATTTTCATTGCTGGGAATGCACTCTTTATTGCTTTTCTCTCTCTATTGCTTGTTATATATCACCTTTTTCTTGCCTATAATAACTTAACTACTTGGGAGAATCTTGCATGGAATAAGATTTCATATCTAAAACCATTTCCAGATACGCAAAACTCTCCATTTTCTAAGGGgcatatatataatatggCAATCTTTTGTATTCCCTATTACGTGGACGATCTTATAATAGGAGAAGAGGGAGAAATAATTTGGGAAAGAAAGCCTCCAAGCCGTATTTAG
- a CDS encoding phosphopantetheinyl transferase: protein IRYKILDDRKRSLLSVLLMKLALMNYYDISPKQVKIIREKGMKPYFKYDSESDSLLHFNVSHDGDVVVIILSKYMVGIDIMKTELSPSRVQLSNNIMEANEKFLNNMKNVFHPSEWEYIQKDISKFMHYWTIKESFVKYIGLGLYVDPRRLLIDSSLVKENHQCNLNSPYLKQSNIYLDNQLQVRKSILLNISIYILINATEYVKLIYCLIFRIVRSIHLTKLFPIIIFLSVYQKVILRNSTHTIFLAIKLSILMSLRDHNFVKILL from the coding sequence ATTAGGTATAAAATTCTGGATGATAGAAAAAGATCTTTATTAAgtgtattattaatgaaattagcCTTAATGAATTACTATGATATTTCACCAAAACAGGTAAAAATAATTCGTGAAAAAGGAATGAAGCCgtattttaaatatgaCTCGGAAAGTGATTCATTACTGCATTTTAATGTTTCACATGATGGAGATGTTGTGGTGATTATTTTGTCTAAATATATGGTTGGAATTGATATTATGAAAACCGAGTTATCACCTTCCAGAGTTCagttatcaaataatattatggAAGCAAATgagaaatttttgaataatatgaaaaatGTTTTCCATCCATCTGAGTGGGAATATATTCAGAAAGATATCTCAAAATTTATGCATTATTGGACAATTAAAGAGTCATTTGTAAAATATATTGGGCTAGGGCTTTATGTTGATCCAAGAAGGCTATTAATAGATTCAAGTTTAGTAAAAGAAAATCATCAATGTAATTTGAATTCTCCCTATTTAAAACAAAGTAATATATATCTGGACAATCAATTACAGGTAAGGAAATCaattttgttaaatataagtatatatatattaattaatgctACTGAATAtgttaaattaatttattgtCTTATTTTCAGAATTGTGAGATCTATTCATCtaacaaaattatttccaattattatatttctttctGTATATCAGAAAGTTATTCTCAGAAATTCAACACATACAATATTTCTAGCGATCAAGTTAAGTATATTAATGAGTTTAAGAGATCACAACTTTGTAAAAATTCTACTATAA